GACCGATTGAGTAAAACAACAAATTTGAGAGGGGTTTTGAGAATTCAAGTTATTGTAATTTGAGTATATAATCAATTTGAGTGGTGAAACGGTGTCCTGTTGGTGGAAAATACCCTCCGGAGCGGAGACGTACCACAACAGCTTGGGAACAGAACATGGTATGTTAAAACTATGTATTCAATGTCCTACCAAGAACAGTTATTGGGATATTTATAAGGGAGCCGTTCACCTACCCCTTCACTGATTACACCATTTTACCACCTCAACGATCATATTCGACGAATATTCCAGGGTACAATGTAATCTCCTTTCTCAACTCTCTTTACAGCTAGGTGCGTTCTTCGCGGGCCTCTCCTGCCGTTGGGCCTGCGGTCCTTCGACGTGCCTTCGATGTTGCAACCCCTTTACTGCCTTCAGGCTTCAGCACGAAGGCTGCCACGTTCGGACTATGTCATCATAGTCCTTCGGCAGTGCTATGAAGACTTCCATGTTCCTACGTCTTCCGCCCACCTTTGGATGGACTCGAAGGTGATGCTCCCCAATAGTAGCCCCTTGGGGCCGATAACCTTCTTTGGGAGGATTAGGGCTCGACTCCTTCACTGCGTGCAACACGGCTCGAAAGCGTCACCCTTTGGGTCCTTTTCGCTTTTCATTGCCGGGGGAGAGGTTCGGAGCAACCCTGCACAAAAATAGTGaataggaaaaggaaaagaaaaaagtctTCGCGAAACTGACAGGCTGGGCCGCATTCCACGACGCCCCGACTTCTTCTCGAGTTTCCCAAAATGCCCTTGCACTGTCACGTTGGTTGAAGAGATGAGATTAGCACTATGTTGGGGGTATTTGCGTCTTTCTGGGTCCCTACCACGTCGCGGTGAGATATTTATAAAGCCCGATTGCTGTTGCGTCGCAGTGCCCCTTCAATCGCTCTTTGCCTTCTGAATACCGCTGCACCTTCTGCCATCTCGGCTCCTCTCCGAAGATTCTGGGTGCAGACTCCCCCCCCCAAAGATCATGGCCCCCAAGGGTGACTGTTCGATGCTTCCCCCAACCACGACTCTTGGACCTAGCAAGACGACCCAAGCGTCCCTCGCCACTATGGTGAAAAACGAGATGCTATCCGAAGGGTCGTTTAGCCCGCGGCTTAGTGGGAGACCACTAAGCACCCTCGGCACAATGAAGTTGTCGTTTACATGGAATTTTTCTGGTAGGCCTTCGTTTTCCCACGGACCCAGTGCTGGTGGACATCCTTCGGCAGTATGGTATGTTCACACATCAGCTAACGCCCAACGCGATGTTGCGGCTAAGCCTGTACTTATAGCTAATGAAGAATTGCCGCTTCGAGCCTTCGGCAGAAGGTTTTGCGCACGTGTTTGACTCACCTACTTTGAGAGGGGAAGGGAGGCAAGGGTTTCTGGGAGGACCATCTCCAGGTTTCTGGGAGGACCATCTCTGACGATCGTCACCTCCTACATTCTGATGGCTAGTGAGAAGTGTCCCGCTACCGACGAGGCCTCCAGCGCGACACCGCGAGGACCCCGCACGCCTCCGCAACGCTCTTCATCACCAAGGGTAAGCTTCGCCATTCTTGTTGCTGGGTTCTTGGCCGTTGTCGTGGCTGAGGTCGTTTGGTCATGTGTCTGGGTAGGGTCGCCACCATGGGTCCCCATCGCTTATCTCCACATGGGGAATGTTGGTATCTTTGAATGTCACGAaagaatccgcaagcgcacggataccgctgtatctttcacccaggagtattccagggtatcgtatccactaagaAACGTGAGTATACTATCAAGGTTCAATTTCATCTAAGGACACCACAATAAATAGAGgtaagggtagagaggatttcCTAAGGCTCAGAATTTAAGATAAGATAGAACTAACTTAGCTGTTTACTTCGAGCTACCCGCTTCTCCTGGATAAGACCAGGTCGCTCTGGTAATATAGCTATTGCGATATACCCGGACATTGAGGGTTACGCTGAGTAAATAGGACTGTCATCTACCACTACAAACCGTGAGGTGATACAATAATCAAGGATAAAGTCTAGTCTAGAAACCACATCTACACTGTCTTTTAATAACTCTAGTCTCGGCCAAGAACATACATCTTTATTATGAGTCTTAGACCAAAGTTACCCACTAATACTAGTAAACAATGATCCCATAAACAACTAGGGACTAGAGCTTTGCTTAAATTAAATAACTAAAGCACAAAGATGACCACAAATATTTACTATGATTGATAAGCATCTGTCGAGGTAAAAgtgggagaagagtgccgacaaactcGGCACTTCCCCGGCtttccctcactctctccctattttctacACTCCCTAGGCAGCACTAAGCTTCTAAGGAGagctctcaagcccaaggtgagAATGAGGAGTGGATTGTATCTCCCTATTCttacccctcccctcatatttataggagggagccatggctTGCTCGGCTGAGAGTTGGGTTCCAAGCACTTGGAACCAGTATTGTGCACCAATGAGGATATGACATGTGAAGCCTGAAGGTTGGTGGTGCCGACCTATGTCCGGCCGAACTGGGTGTTCGGCCGTCCTACTTTTGGTACCAACTAGCTCCCATCTTCTCTAGGTGACTGGTAAGTGGATCCCAAGGTTGGTTATCCGTGCGTCGTGCTATCCTAAGGCGGTTTACTTGGTCTGGGTGACCCGTGAATCCTCGTGCTCGCGCCTGATTGGTCGAGAGGGTGTTCCCTTGGGTTGATGATGTGTTCTTGCTCTCAAGGTGTTTCCTCCTGATATTCAAGGATAAGCAACTTGCACACAAATATTCACCAACACTTTGTGAAATtcattagtaataactcctaccactaacGTTGATGCTCATATTTTATGCATtcatgcaggagctgatagCTTGGATGTGGGCCCTCTGATCCATGGGAGGCTAAATGGCACGCTCTGATTGGTCGGCTTTCATAGCTTGGAGCCTGGAGAGTGTTTTAGTTACATTTCTGGCCAAATTCTGATATAGCAATATTTTCCCGGGGACACGCGGAATTGGCATTATTTTGGATAAATATGCATGCAAACAGGGGGCCGTCGGCCGGGGCTGCCGGCGCGATGTCTCCAGAGGCGTGTGTGGCGTCGCCAGACTCCTCTCCATCCACAACGTCCGACTAAATATAATGCCAAGAGTTGCGGGACCTAGTTCGGGAGGCTTTCGAGGCCCAAGGCCGGTACTCCGAAGCGACACGGGTGGTGGGATGCCTACAGTTCGACCTTGCCGCCATCCAGGCCACCCTCAcgccttggggggggggggggacggcgTCAGCCCGTGCGGAGCCTGCGGACGTTCATGCTCAAGCGACAGTTATTCTAGTGTGTCAGAAAACCCTAACATGCTTGCTCATGGTGTGTTTCATCTGCTGCTTACCTCTTTCATCTTAGacctggaggaggaggtggctgtGTTCCGCCGTGAGACGGAAGGGCTGCGCTGCCACCTAAACAACTTGGAGCACCATCACGAGGCCTTATGCCACACCACACTTGACACGATGGGGATAATAGGCATGGAAGGGCTTCTACTGCCCAACCACCTCCGGTGCCTTACCCTCCAGGTCGAGTGCGCGATGCAGCTCGGCATCTGTCGGGGTGCTGCCCTGGCGCTGGCCTCCCAGCTTCAGTCCGGCTGGGGTCTGCATCGGTTGGAGTTCAGGTTTCCCGAGGGGGCCAATCTTCTGGAGCGGGAGGCGCTCATCGGTGACTTCATCGGAGTTTTAGCCCATGTCGCTGCCGAGATTGACGTCGGCCACCTTCTCCGGAGGGGGGCCAGTCCTGTCGCAGCTTTTGAATGTTTTTCTTGTGCTTGTGCCagaatatttttctatttcattAAACCTTCTGCCCTGACCCCTTGTGGTCGGTACGTTCCTTATTCGTGCTGCGTGCTTTTATCTTCGCtggagaattttttttatcgACCTGGTGAGCGGAGGTACTGTGGCCGTTGGGGCGTAGGCTCGTTCCGTGATCCGACCAGTTTGAACCAGTGCGAGCACTTCTTGGTGACTTTTCGACCAGGAGGGGTTGGGCGTGAGGCGAATTTTCTTTTGGGCGTGTATGCCCTTGGAGCCTCCGAGCGAGGCCCGACTCTCGGAGGGGTCGGGCGTCACTCACAAACGAAGGGAGCTGGAACCAAAGGAGTGGCCCAAGTGGGCTTGTAACGTGAGGAAGCTAAGGGTAGAAACAACATAGCTGCTCGATGTTCTATGCGTTGGTGAGGACCTCGTTGCCGGTAGTCTGCATCTTGTAGGTGCCTGGTCTAAGCACCTCCACGATGGCGTACGGCCCATCCCATGGCGGGGAGAGTTTGTGATGATCCTTGTTGCTTTGGACGAGCCTGAGCACCAGATCGCCAACGTTGAACGCTTGACCCCGTACGTGGTGACCATGATACATGCGGAGCGCTAGCTGGTACCTGGCCGACCGCAAGAGTGCGACATCGCATGCCTCATCGACCTGGTCCGTGATGTCCTCGAGAGATGTCCGTGCCCCACTCTCGTTGTAGGCTCTGATCCTCGGGGATCCATAGTCGAGGTCAGTCGGTAGGACCGCCTCTGACTCGTAGACCATGAAGAAAGGTGTAAACCCGGTCGTCTGGTTGGGAGTTGTCCTCAAGCTCCAGAGGACTATGGGGATTTCGGTGGCCCATCGACCGCCGAATTTTTTCATTCACTCGAAGATTTTGGGCTTAAGTCTCTACAGGATCATGTCGTTTGCGCGTTCGACCTGCCCGTTCGTGCGGGGGTGCGCCACAACAGCCCAATCCACCTTGATGTTGTAGTCGTTGCGGAACTTGTGGAACTTCCTGGCCGTAAACTGCGTACTGTTGTCCGTAATGATGGCGGGACTCCGAAGCGATGGATGATGTCAAGGAAGAACTCCAAGGCTTGATCAGACTTAACCATCGTGATCGGCCTAGCCTCAATCCATTCTTGAACTTGTCGACGGTGACAACCACATGTGTGTAGCCCCCGGGCACCTTCTTGAGGGGCCCCACCTTTCTCACGGGTGATGGCCCACTATGaacggggctagggtttgggattTTTTTTGACCTGTGTAAGAAGAACTTGTTCTTAATGTGCATGCCGTAGGTGCAGTCTTTCCGCCCGCAAGTCAAAGCCTCTAAAGAGGAAGTTTTGAGTAAATAAACAATTAGAAAGATGACGCACCTAATTGTCACCCATTTACCGAGTTTATATATTAATAGTGCATTTAATTCTTAAGACAATCAGTGGCAGTATGAGAAACGAGATGACAAGTCCAAATTGAGGTAGAAAATATATTTTACTAGGAGGTTTTTTACAGGGCACAAGTCTAATCGCATTGATTGTAAACATGTGATGCTTCATTTTAGCCCGAATTGAAGTAGAAAAGTTGTAATCAAATTAACTAAGCGGTTTATAATAAGCCCAACCAATAAGCCCCATTCCATCCAAATGCCTACGCTTAAAAGGTGAGGCTTATTCCTATTAGCCCCTTTAGAGCAAGTACAACAAGGGGCTTATAGCTCTTTATTTGCTTACATGGCAGAGAGAGAAACGTCAAAAGTTGGAGAAGAGGCTCTTATCTAAGAGATGCCTCTTCACAGGCTCCTAGGCAGTGAGAGTAAATAaagtggagagagaaaaaaaagagaatgtgATCATGGACCCATTGAAAAAGATAAAGTTAGAGACAACCTGTTGTATGAGTCATTTTATAGATGTCTCTTGTAAACTTAAGAGACAATAACATGCTCTATTATTGAACATGCTCTTAAAAAATGCTTACGAGCTTTATTTCCTGTGGGCCTCATAAAAAGATTACTGTTCCAACTTGTACCCCTTCACAACCCTATCCATTCAGCCCTATAAAAACATTAACCAGGGGCACAAAGGTAATTACCCAAACCTGGCCCTGAGGGGCGGCCGCCCCGGCCCCCGAAATACAGGGGCCCCATAGATGActaactggtacaattaatatgTATATATTGGTACAATACGTATGTATATATAGGTATAACTAACCGCGATAAGTAGATGAGTAAAAGCAAGACTAATCATTTAGTCAGCCGTGGGCTATAAATTGTAGTCATGTTATCTTAAACCATTCTAATAGCTAGACCATATAATAGTTAGATATattagtctatcaacccgtgctccccaCGGAGTAGTTAgatatatctaataattatctatctctcGGTAtctttaaccaattaaatattcCAATTCAGaactataaaaaatatatttatcattatctaattgtaataaatgtgatagatttagttactaacaattttctcactttgcatcacacattcatatatgtttgatatgtatttaattaaacactttgtttgagctatttgaacaacatgaaaattggtattcatATCTCTTCTCTTACAGATGAATATACGGTGACacacacattatggttagtatttttatataaataataacacaAATAATATAAtagtaatgatagaaatagtaatttagaattttattttgatgtgctttaatattttattataataatataattttgattcagatttttgatttattttaaccttttattatgttatcatgggataatatatataaaaatttagggggatatttgatattatttcATAATGACATAAGCGTGTAATTTACATgtagattagggggttactttagattattttttataatggtagaggtgagtaatttagatacatatttaaggggttattttagtctattttcataatggcaaaggtgggtaatttattaaaaaaataacagaTTCAATGATTATTATGATTAGAATTGtcgaattgatggccggatgtttctgatttttatgagaatttgtaggatttctctatttgatattattttataatggcataagcgTGTAATTTACATgtagattagggggttactttagattattgtTTATAATGGCAGGGGTGTGTattttagatacatgtttatggggttattttagtctatttttataatggcaaaggtgggtaatttattagaaaaaataacaaatccaatgactattatgattagaattGTCGAATTGATGactggatgtttctgatttttgtgagaatttgtaggatttctctatttttttagactgtccacctaggatcctaggtgagTTCATCTGGAGGCATCAAAAGaagtctccaattagtaatagtaagatagaaGGACTGCACTATCGGTATTTGattcatctttcttcttttattcTCTCACCAAGTTATTATTGTAGTCCATTTACAGTCGGCTCTTGCAACCtacttctcttctctctcccctccaaCTCAGCACTAATATAATGTGACATTTCATTTAGCCCACCTATCAtctcataatacttgctctaaatgAAATGACCCATCGCGCGAGGTTCTTCGCGACTGggatcccccctcccccctgacTCTGTGGGCCGCACTATGCGATCTCCTTATTCCTTCCGATACAATTAGCTAATATTGACCTAATATGTATCATATAATACTcatatgtataatttttttacatgACATATTATTGCAATAATATCATATAATACTAATATGTATATTTTTTTACATGAATTTGTTTTGGATGCACCTACTTTATTATCAATGTTCTTTAGATGACCCCGACTCCAATCTCTCGCCCCGGGTCTCCAAATTCTCAGAACCGGCTTTATTATTACCTACTACAGACACTTATTATAAATCTATGCAACCAAACATCTCCAAATTCTCAGAACCGGCTTTATTATTACCTACTACAGAAACTTATTATAAATCTATGCAACCAAACATCTATTTAGTCATATTGTAAATATCTTGAGAGGTTTTGCGAACCTATAATAAAACTCAAGTAAGCAAATAGGCCCTAACCTGCCCTGATAAACGTGGAGCTGAGGTCGAATGGAAGAAAGCGAGCCTAGGACGAGGAAGGAGGATGAGGCCTGAGGGGTGGGCCCCACGCTATCCCTGAATGTGGACTCGACCACGCCACGTCGGATGGATCCGAGCAAATTCAGCCGGCCGCGTGGGTGCGGCAGCAGATTTAGTTCCCggccgggagcagcagcagcagctggagcAGAGACTGCCGTGATGGAGGCAGCCAGCAGGCTGAAGCTGGGAGTGGGCATGGACACCGTCGCCTCCTTCGGGCTCTCGCCTCTGCGCCACCCATCAGCGTCGTCGGCATGCAAGCTGCGCACGGCGGCGAGCGCTACTGCTAGTCGCCCTGCAGCAGCCACACCGCGGCTGCTCAAGCTAAAGCAGAGGATCAGCAGCAGAGCTACAGCCAGTAACTCTAACTCGCCAGCAGCCCAGCCAAGATCATCGCCTCGTGCTACCGCGTCTAGTGCGGCGAAGACGACGGcagcggagccgccgccgcagagagAGAAGGACCTCGTCTTCGTGGCCGGCGCCACCGGAAGAGTTGGGTCCCGAGCCGTAAGGGAGCTCATCAAGCTCGGCTTCCGTGTCCGCGCTGCCGTCAGGAACGCGCAGAGGGCGTCGACCCTGGTGCAGGTACTACATATACCttgttacttacttgtgcatctATCTAGTCTGACAGAGCTAGTATGATCTGAATGCATTTCCAGAGCGTTCAGCAGCTGAAGctagacgacgacgacgacgcagcTGCAATTTCGCGTGAGATGCGATGCGTGTTGTATGTAGATTATTGCTGGCCGCGTCACCATGCATCGAATTGATCAGTTGGAGTCTCGCTCGCTCGGGCATTATATTCATGCGTGCAGCCGCGGAGAGGCTTGAGATTGTGGAGTGCGACCTGGAGAAGCAGCCGCAGGAAGGCATCGTGAAGGCCATAGGCAATGCTTCATTGGTGGTGTGCGCCATTGGTGCCAGCGAGAAGGAGATCTTGGATGTGACGGGGCCATACCGCATCGACTATTTGGCCACCAGCAACCTTGTACAAGCGGGTATGCATCATGTGTATCTCTTGCTACTGCTAGCTAGATCTCCATGTTAATTAGTACTGTAATTAGCTAGCTAGTATGACGAATTGCTGATTGGCTTACTTTTTCCTCCTGCACTGCAGCAACAGCTGCCATGGTCGAGCACTTCATCCTGGTCACGTCCCTGGGCACCAACAAGATCGGCTTCCCTGCGTTCCTCTTGAAGTAATAATTGATCTACCTGATCGTATCTGATGATCTCATCTGTCTTGTTGGTGGAATGAAACAACGAATTAAATACAATGCATCTTAACTTTGTTAGCAGCTTAACTTTGTTCTTTTTTCTTGCATCGGCAAATACAATGCacaaattaaatatataaaGCTTGTTCTGGGGGGTTCTGTGCTGGAAGAGACGAGCTGAAGAAGCACTCATCGCCAGTGGCATCCCCTACACGGTaggcacgccgccggccggcacTCTCCCTGCTAGCTGCTTCGGATcctttcatgcatgcatgtgctaCTGTCAATTATATTCatcaataataataataatataatataataattAATGTCCATATATGCGGTCTTCTTCCAAGTACTAGATCGTAAGGCCCGGAGGAATGGAGAGGCCAACGGACGCTTTCAAGGAGACGCACAACCTGGTGGTGGCAGCCGAGGACACCTACGTAGGTGGCCTCGTCTCCAACCTGCAGGTGGCCGAGCTGATCGGATGCATGGCCAAGAACAGGAGGGCAGCCTACTGCAAGGTGGTGGAAGTGGTCGCCGAGACAaccgcgccgctgctgcccatGGAGCAGCTGCTCTCCGCCGTCCCTTCCAAGAGGGTAAGCGATCGAGTTCTTCCGTTCTGCTGCCGTCGCCGGTTTCGGCGAATAATAAAAGCCATGGCACTAATTAATGAACAGGAACCCCCCGCTGCTCCATGGGAGGAAGCGGAGGAGGTGAAGCGAAAGCCAGCAGCAGCGAAAGCAGGAGAAGGGCGACCATTCTCACCTTACATGACGTAAGAGTATCTCCAGCAGATTACCTATCCCTCTTTCCAATTAATACCAAAATCTGTCCTTTCGGTAATGGAAGGATTGTGTAATACACTTGcaattatatacatatatatttgtACTCCAGTTGATCACAAATTTCCAATTAGGTGTACATGCATGGTACTTACTAATACGCAGTATAAATCACCAAAATTGATGGATATGCATGCAGGTACGAGGGGCTGAAGCCACCTTCCTCCccatcccccacacttagcagGGATTCTCTTCCAATCAACAAGCCCCAACAAGCCGAAGAAGCAGAGCCGGCAGCATCCTCAAGGACCTCAAGCCGGCCCCTCTCTCCGTACACTGCGTAAGCAACTTAATTATATATGCATCAtgtatttgtttgtttttttgagGGTGGGGTGGAAAAACAAAACCTGGGGTGAGTTTACATATTAGGGAAGATGCGGCAACAGACATTGGCAATACATCAATCGGCTTCATCTACAACTCTAGTCCTGGGCATCTGCTCTGCAAGCACACCAGATAGAATCGGGCTTGCGATGGCAGCCAACTTCTGAAGACAACTCCATTGCGGTGTTTCCACAAATTCCAGCAGATCAGCATAAGGAGATTGTCAAAGTGCTTTGCTGGCACTGTTGTGGGACGCGACGCGATGCGACACAGTGCACAGCAGCTTGCGAACTTCACTATCTTTGGCGCGCCAATGCCCAACGAGCACCAGGCTTGAGCGGCAAATAAAAGGACAGTCCAAAAAGAGGTGGTTGCAGTCCTCATCCACACCCTTGCCAAGAGATTCTTGTGTTTCAAGTTGGCGTGGCAGCTTAGGCGCTATTGGACTAGCAGCCAGCCGAAGAACTGAATTCTTTGTTCTTCCAAACAAACTCCGCATACTCACAACAAGGCGGTCCCATCGTCTTCATCGTGAGCTGATATACCGGGCCAGCACATACAATTCATGTTTCAGGTCAAGGCTGTGGGGAACGTTGGTCCTTGTCCAAGGTGAGCTCGAGTCGCTGGAGGATGTCCCTAACCTTGTGTTGGGATAACCACACTAACGTAGCAGGTTAGTGGCAGCGAAAATTAGCCCAAGATATCATTCTATTCATATAGGGCAATATATGCATCATATATATTATAGAGGAAATTGCAGCAGCATCACATCAACCAAGAGACACAaaatttaacgtggaaaaccccaaATTAGGGGAAAACCTGTGGGACCAAGCCAAGCAAAACTCCTCCCACTATATGCTTGTGGGATTACAATAAGTTTCTCTCTAGATAGCACTAGAGGCTTACATAAATCAAGACTTAACTATCTTGGACAACAACAAGATTTGGGGTTGCAAACTCGGGAATTAAAGGACCTCACCAAGGAATGGTGGAACAACATATTGGAGTCACCAGGATGTGGATCTAAACCTTCAAAGCCCTAAGGACGAATCCCCCTTGCTCCCTTGCAAGATCTCCTATCCAATCTCGTTCTTCTTccatctcttctcttctccttgTGGAGGCTCTTTTCTGAATGTACCCAAGGTCTCTTGTAAGGAAGCACACTAGGTGCTAAATGTACCCAAGGTTGGTCCACACTTTAGGCTATATTTGCCTTATATGTGGGGCTTCTCACAATGAGCATTTATTCTCCTCATTTGCCCCCATCATGAGGAGGATTTTCCAATAGCTTGCTTAGTTCTCCATTGGCCATGTGTGAGACATGGAGGACCAGTACTTGTCGATGCATCTCTTGCCACACAAGCCACTGATACTCCATGGTTGTCGCATGGCTGTGTAGCAGTGAGAAGGTGTCAGCCAAGCAGTCCATCGATAACTATCTATCCTCCTAGAAACCGGTAGATCATCCATCCCCCCACCTTGCATATCTTGACCGCACTGTACATGGGAAACAATTCCTCTAGATCATGCCAATGAGTCCCAGCTAGGTCATCGTGCATGGTGGTCATGTAAATTTGGCTGCAGATCCAACCTGCACACGCAGACTCTTCAGGGTTGTGTAGGCAATGAAGAAGTTTCAGTAGCAAACATTTGTTTTGAATGGCAATATTCTTGATGCCCAGCCTTCCCAGTTTTCCTTTGGCTAGCAGGCGTGTTCCCATGCTATGATGCTACCAAACATTAGGCACCTAAAACTTGGTCATCCCCTAACCATGGGAAAGCTTAACGTCGCTTGTCCAACACATCAATCATCCCTTGGTGAAGCAGTAGTGAGGACATATCATAAATTAGTTGGTCGTCCAAGACACAGTTGACAAGGATCGGTCAGTGCATTGGCAGTGTTGATTACAAGTCCACAAGGTATTTGTTAAGCTTGCAGATTAGTGGTGCAAACGAGCTCAGGCGTAACTTGTCGCAAGACAATGGTAGGTCTAGATACATTTGCAGGAAGGTGCCAACTTGGCATTCCATGACACTGACTAGCTCTTCGACCTGGTTTGCTGGGGTGTGCATTGGTACAATTGTGCTTTTATTATAGCTGATCCTATTTTCAGCCCCGTTGCCGCCGGGAATCTTCCATTACTTCGTTCAGGTGTCTTTCGTTACCCAGATCTACCTGGAGAATAATGAGTGTGCCGTCTTCATATTGTAGAATGGGACACGAGAATTTACCATGAGCTGGGTATTTGATGCTTGGCCTCACGATCCTATCCAAGCTCTCCTAGTTAACTGAATCAAATGCTTTGGCAATGTCAAGCTTCAGAACCAACATAGAGAGCTTTCACTTGTTAAAACATTACATTACTTCCATGGCGTAGATCAAATCTTCGAGATGGAGTGCACTTTGATGAAACTAGTCTGGTCAATATCGATGATCTTTGGAACTTCATGTTGTAGCTGGGATGTGAGCATATTGGCAATGAT
This portion of the Panicum virgatum strain AP13 chromosome 2N, P.virgatum_v5, whole genome shotgun sequence genome encodes:
- the LOC120660022 gene encoding protein TIC 62, chloroplastic-like isoform X2, whose translation is MEAASRLKLGVGMDTVASFGLSPLRHPSASSACKLRTAASATASRPAAATPRLLKLKQRISSRATASNSNSPAAQPRSSPRATASSAAKTTAAEPPPQREKDLVFVAGATGRVGSRAVRELIKLGFRVRAAVRNAQRASTLVQSVQQLKLDDDDDAAAISPAERLEIVECDLEKQPQEGIVKAIGNASLVVCAIGASEKEILDVTGPYRIDYLATSNLVQAATAAMVEHFILVTSLGTNKIGFPAFLLNLFWGVLCWKRRAEEALIASGIPYTIVRPGGMERPTDAFKETHNLVVAAEDTYVGGLVSNLQVAELIGCMAKNRRAAYCKVVEVVAETTAPLLPMEQLLSAVPSKRVSDRVLPFCCRRRFRRIIKAMALINEQEPPAAPWEEAEEVKRKPAAAKAGEGRPFSPYMTYEGLKPPSSPSPTLSRDSLPINKPQQAEEAEPAASSRTSSRPLSPYTAFVDLKPPSSPSPSPPSSSSSSVTYGSGTASSSLALDSNGNSIPAGSSNPSDQLQGQNEVKKQRPLSPYTRYVGLKPPSSPTPSVPKT
- the LOC120660022 gene encoding protein TIC 62, chloroplastic-like isoform X6, with amino-acid sequence MEAASRLKLGVGMDTVASFGLSPLRHPSASSACKLRTAASATASRPAAATPRLLKLKQRISSRATASNSNSPAAQPRSSPRATASSAAKTTAAEPPPQREKDLVFVAGATGRVGSRAVRELIKLGFRVRAAVRNAQRASTLVQSVQQLKLDDDDDAAAISPAERLEIVECDLEKQPQEGIVKAIGNASLVVCAIGASEKEILDVTGPYRIDYLATSNLVQAATAAMVEHFILVTSLGTNKIGFPAFLLNLFWGVLCWKRRAEEALIASGIPYTIVRPGGMERPTDAFKETHNLVVAAEDTYVGGLVSNLQVAELIGCMAKNRRAAYCKVVEVVAETTAPLLPMEQLLSAVPSKRVSDRVLPFCCRRRFRRIIKAMALINEQEPPAAPWEEAEEVKRKPAAAKAGEGRPFSPYMTYEGLKPPSSPSPTLSRDSLPINKPQQAEEAEPAASSRTSSRPLSPYTAMGHENLP
- the LOC120660022 gene encoding protein TIC 62, chloroplastic-like isoform X1; protein product: MEAASRLKLGVGMDTVASFGLSPLRHPSASSACKLRTAASATASRPAAATPRLLKLKQRISSRATASNSNSPAAQPRSSPRATASSAAKTTAAEPPPQREKDLVFVAGATGRVGSRAVRELIKLGFRVRAAVRNAQRASTLVQSVQQLKLDDDDDAAAISPAERLEIVECDLEKQPQEGIVKAIGNASLVVCAIGASEKEILDVTGPYRIDYLATSNLVQAATAAMVEHFILVTSLGTNKIGFPAFLLNLFWGVLCWKRRAEEALIASGIPYTIVRPGGMERPTDAFKETHNLVVAAEDTYVGGLVSNLQVAELIGCMAKNRRAAYCKVVEVVAETTAPLLPMEQLLSAVPSKRVSDRVLPFCCRRRFRRIIKAMALINEQEPPAAPWEEAEEVKRKPAAAKAGEGRPFSPYMTYEGLKPPSSPSPTLSRDSLPINKPQQAEEAEPAASSRTSSRPLSPYTAFVDLKPPSSPSPSPPSSSSSSVTYGSGTASSSLALDSNGNSIPAGSSNPSDQLQGQNEVKKQRPLSPYTSHQCFCMCHRHRACRYVGLKPPSSPTPSVPKT
- the LOC120660022 gene encoding protein TIC 62, chloroplastic-like isoform X4, with the translated sequence MEAASRLKLGVGMDTVASFGLSPLRHPSASSACKLRTAASATASRPAAATPRLLKLKQRISSRATASNSNSPAAQPRSSPRATASSAAKTTAAEPPPQREKDLVFVAGATGRVGSRAVRELIKLGFRVRAAVRNAQRASTLVQSVQQLKLDDDDDAAAISPAERLEIVECDLEKQPQEGIVKAIGNASLVVCAIGASEKEILDVTGPYRIDYLATSNLVQAATAAMVEHFILVTSLGTNKIGFPAFLLNLFWGVLCWKRRAEEALIASGIPYTIVRPGGMERPTDAFKETHNLVVAAEDTYVGGLVSNLQVAELIGCMAKNRRAAYCKVVEVVAETTAPLLPMEQLLSAVPSKREPPAAPWEEAEEVKRKPAAAKAGEGRPFSPYMTYEGLKPPSSPSPTLSRDSLPINKPQQAEEAEPAASSRTSSRPLSPYTAFVDLKPPSSPSPSPPSSSSSSVTYGSGTASSSLALDSNGNSIPAGSSNPSDQLQGQNEVKKQRPLSPYTRYVGLKPPSSPTPSVPKT
- the LOC120660022 gene encoding protein TIC 62, chloroplastic-like isoform X5, whose protein sequence is MEAASRLKLGVGMDTVASFGLSPLRHPSASSACKLRTAASATASRPAAATPRLLKLKQRISSRATASNSNSPAAQPRSSPRATASSAAKTTAAEPPPQREKDLVFVAGATGRVGSRAVRELIKLGFRVRAAVRNAQRASTLVQSVQQLKLDDDDDAAAISPAERLEIVECDLEKQPQEGIVKAIGNASLVVCAIGASEKEILDVTGPYRIDYLATSNLVQAATAAMVEHFILVTSLGTNKIGFPAFLLNLFWGVLCWKRRAEEALIASGIPYTIVRPGGMERPTDAFKETHNLVVAAEDTYVGGLVSNLQVAELIGCMAKNRRAAYCKVVEVVAETTAPLLPMEQLLSAVPSKRVSDRVLPFCCRRRFRRIIKAMALINEQEPPAAPWEEAEEVKRKPAAAKAGEGRPFSPYMTYEGLKPPSSPSPTLSRDSLPINKPQQAEEAEPAASSRTSSRPLSPYTALTGWAAQLCPVREIRGLEASKLPFAFAAFFFFFLGHIWIRHRFFITSIGLEWQQHPCW